A window of the Mesotoga prima MesG1.Ag.4.2 genome harbors these coding sequences:
- the miaB gene encoding tRNA (N6-isopentenyl adenosine(37)-C2)-methylthiotransferase MiaB, translating to MKVAFRTFGCQMNINDTEAMMGVLSKAGHEIAVSEEEADAVIVNTCAVRAKSEDKLYGKLGQLKAVKKRKGRLLVGVCGCVAEKNALELLTHKEVDFVFGTRAITRVDELLGRAESGERFIEMGDFIDELDSTTPRIRTSAHHAWITIIFGCNKFCSYCIVPYTRGREKSRNMDDILSEARELAVNGYREITYLGQNVDSYGKDLEDGSSLAKLIRETIEINGIERIWFLTSYPRDFSDELIDVIASSEKVSRAIHLPVQSGSNRILKDMNRGYTREYYLDLLGRVKNRIQGATLSTDLIIGFPGETEKEYEETVSLVKEVRFERVNLAMYSPREGTLSAKKMKDDVPQEVKTRRLNDLLAIQKHINREENEKYLNETIDVIGEGKVKGNGKIYGRTMNNKIVIYEAEADLIGQPVKIRIVRVSAGPLYGVIVK from the coding sequence TTGAAAGTAGCCTTTAGAACCTTTGGATGTCAGATGAATATCAACGATACAGAGGCAATGATGGGCGTTCTATCGAAAGCCGGTCACGAAATTGCTGTCAGTGAGGAAGAGGCTGACGCCGTCATCGTAAATACTTGCGCAGTTAGGGCAAAGTCCGAAGACAAGTTATACGGCAAACTCGGGCAGTTGAAAGCAGTGAAGAAGCGGAAAGGAAGACTTCTCGTAGGTGTCTGTGGATGTGTAGCGGAAAAGAATGCGCTAGAGTTACTCACTCACAAAGAGGTTGACTTTGTATTTGGGACTCGTGCAATCACTAGAGTAGATGAACTGCTCGGCAGAGCGGAGTCAGGTGAGAGATTCATTGAGATGGGTGATTTTATCGACGAACTCGATTCAACCACTCCTAGAATCAGGACAAGCGCGCATCACGCATGGATAACCATAATATTTGGATGCAACAAGTTCTGCTCATACTGCATAGTACCCTACACCAGAGGCAGGGAAAAGAGCAGAAATATGGATGATATACTTTCGGAAGCGAGAGAACTTGCCGTAAATGGTTACAGAGAAATCACCTATCTCGGACAAAATGTGGACTCGTATGGAAAGGATCTTGAAGATGGTTCTTCCCTTGCAAAACTGATTAGAGAGACTATTGAGATAAACGGGATTGAGAGAATCTGGTTCTTGACATCTTATCCCAGGGATTTCAGTGACGAACTAATAGATGTGATAGCATCCTCGGAAAAAGTGTCTCGTGCGATTCATTTACCGGTTCAATCTGGAAGCAACAGAATTTTGAAAGACATGAACAGAGGTTACACTAGGGAATACTATCTAGACCTACTAGGCAGGGTTAAGAATAGGATTCAAGGAGCTACTCTCAGTACTGATTTGATTATCGGGTTTCCCGGAGAGACTGAAAAAGAGTACGAAGAGACAGTGTCGCTAGTAAAGGAAGTTAGGTTTGAGCGCGTCAATCTCGCTATGTATTCGCCAAGAGAAGGCACCCTCTCTGCAAAGAAGATGAAAGATGATGTGCCTCAAGAAGTTAAGACGAGAAGATTAAACGATCTCCTTGCAATTCAGAAACACATTAATAGGGAAGAGAACGAAAAGTATCTTAATGAAACAATCGATGTCATTGGAGAAGGCAAGGTAAAAGGGAATGGCAAAATCTACGGAAGAACAATGAACAACAAGATAGTAATTTACGAGGCCGAAGCTGATCTGATCGGTCAACCTGTTAAGATCAGAATAGTACGGGTATCGGCTGGACCTTTGTACGGAGTGATAGTCAAATAG
- a CDS encoding InlB B-repeat-containing protein, producing MVNPSAQEILTLSTNITSSHTISVSFTTLPPETFTVTFNVSDSSGTLQGANVTFNGDSKATDAQGKAVFTGVLVGSRAYTVSKEGYNNSTGNVDVDGDESVDVTLTKKTYTLAVNIVGQGTVTKNPDKAAYTHGEVVQLTANPADNWNFTGWSGDLAGSTNPESITMNSDKTVTANFSIVQYTITASAGAGGTISPSGQVKVNHGSNQSFSISANTGYDIQDVKVDGATEGAIGSYTFSNVTSDHTIAATFKIKTYTVSVSSNPVEGGSVNGGGTYNHGAQVSCQATANEGYRFVNWTEGGVVVSDNSTYTFNITANRNLVANFVRVYSVTFSVVDSEGVLQGAEVSFNGETKVTDVQGKAVFTGVVTGSKAYTVSKEGYNSATGTVNIDSDKGVDITLVKKTYTLTVSSVGQGTVTKNPDKATYTHGEVVQLTANPDSGWNFDSWSGDLTGSTNPVNITMDGNKSITANFSEITYSITFSVSDSEGPVQGANVTFNSETKTTDNQGEALFTGITVGEKQYTVSKDGYGDISGSIVVDSSRTVNVVLEKKPMIEVVDSAFSVSEPLEILVRAQNLGEVDFIEIVLQFDTEYFGDSWDFRRKLPIDWQVIPSDPGNGIIHLALAITGGKTQVIDDLTSIVSIELTAKKIGTSHITFTSYTSVGNVPFETNIITAEGTRLSGSDLILDEGTITITN from the coding sequence ATGGTGAATCCGTCGGCCCAAGAGATACTTACACTTTCAACAAACATAACTTCAAGTCATACAATTTCTGTTAGTTTCACGACATTGCCACCCGAGACGTTCACAGTAACATTCAATGTGAGCGATTCATCTGGAACCCTCCAAGGAGCGAACGTCACTTTCAATGGTGATAGTAAGGCCACAGACGCTCAGGGGAAGGCCGTTTTTACCGGTGTACTTGTTGGAAGCAGGGCGTACACCGTCAGCAAAGAAGGATACAACAACTCAACGGGAAATGTGGACGTTGATGGTGATGAGAGCGTGGACGTAACACTTACCAAAAAAACATACACCCTTGCAGTGAATATTGTAGGCCAGGGAACGGTAACGAAGAATCCCGACAAGGCGGCATACACCCACGGAGAAGTCGTGCAGCTCACGGCCAATCCTGCAGATAATTGGAATTTCACGGGTTGGAGTGGAGATCTTGCCGGCTCGACCAATCCGGAGAGCATCACAATGAATTCTGACAAAACGGTGACTGCGAACTTCTCAATAGTACAGTACACGATTACCGCTTCTGCAGGAGCAGGAGGTACCATAAGCCCTTCGGGACAAGTGAAGGTCAATCATGGATCGAATCAGAGCTTCAGCATAAGTGCCAATACAGGCTATGATATACAAGACGTAAAAGTCGACGGAGCTACTGAGGGAGCTATTGGTTCATATACATTTAGCAACGTGACAAGTGATCATACAATTGCTGCAACCTTTAAGATAAAGACCTACACGGTAAGCGTCTCTTCAAACCCCGTGGAAGGGGGCAGTGTAAATGGAGGCGGAACATATAATCATGGTGCTCAGGTAAGTTGTCAGGCGACCGCAAATGAAGGATACAGATTTGTCAACTGGACTGAAGGTGGAGTGGTCGTGAGCGATAACTCTACCTACACTTTCAACATCACTGCCAACAGAAATCTGGTTGCCAATTTCGTCAGGGTCTACTCAGTTACATTCAGCGTTGTCGACTCTGAGGGAGTTTTGCAAGGGGCAGAGGTATCCTTTAACGGAGAAACTAAGGTTACGGATGTTCAGGGCAAGGCCGTTTTCACCGGCGTTGTCACTGGCAGCAAAGCATATACTGTCAGCAAAGAAGGCTATAACAGTGCAACTGGAACAGTCAACATAGATAGTGACAAGGGTGTCGATATCACCCTGGTGAAGAAGACTTACACTCTCACAGTGAGTTCGGTTGGCCAGGGAACGGTAACGAAGAATCCCGACAAGGCAACCTACACACATGGTGAAGTTGTTCAACTTACTGCTAATCCGGACTCTGGTTGGAACTTCGATTCTTGGAGCGGTGACCTTACTGGATCGACTAATCCCGTAAACATAACAATGGATGGGAATAAGTCAATAACTGCTAATTTCAGCGAGATAACATATAGTATAACCTTCAGCGTGAGCGATTCGGAAGGACCTGTTCAGGGAGCAAATGTGACTTTTAATAGTGAGACAAAGACGACAGATAATCAAGGGGAAGCCCTATTCACGGGTATCACAGTTGGTGAAAAGCAATACACAGTAAGCAAAGATGGCTATGGCGATATCTCGGGGAGTATCGTTGTTGATTCTAGTAGAACTGTAAATGTTGTTCTGGAGAAAAAGCCTATGATTGAAGTGGTAGACAGCGCTTTCTCAGTGAGCGAGCCTCTTGAAATATTAGTTAGGGCTCAGAATCTTGGAGAAGTTGATTTCATTGAAATAGTGCTTCAGTTTGATACTGAGTACTTTGGAGATTCGTGGGATTTTAGAAGAAAGTTACCTATTGATTGGCAGGTTATTCCAAGCGATCCTGGAAACGGAATCATACATCTTGCTCTTGCCATTACTGGCGGTAAAACGCAAGTTATAGATGATTTAACGAGTATCGTGTCAATAGAATTGACTGCGAAGAAGATAGGAACCAGCCATATTACTTTCACTAGTTATACCTCTGTGGGTAATGTTCCTTTCGAGACGAATATTATCACCGCTGAAGGGACAAGACTAAGCGGTTCAGATCTGATACTTGATGAAGGTACAATAACCATCACAAACTAA
- a CDS encoding nucleotidyltransferase: MKVLGLVVEYNPFHYGHLYHLEKSKDLVKPDVTVAVMSGNFVQRGEPAIVEKFARAKAALKQGIDLVVELPVVYSLQDAGGFATGAIWTLDHIGVTDIVFGSETDDTELLKKVSKILIEEPEYYRDLLKKHLKKGHSFPNARKYALRDFIHIEDKNLSHRIEEIGSSNNILGVEYLRAINKIGSKIAPLSIKRVGSSYTDEEHRGKFSSATAIRKLIQKGDIESASQAIPKEPFDIILQEIRSGRGPVFKEDVESFFISFYRLLSRDDYNRYYGFVEGLDARFQECSLSGSLEEFLHCVKSKRFTLSRIRRLMYYPVFRFTDNLIRKSNEFGPQYIRVLGFNEKGRNHLSNIKHSMKIPIITTVSLWRKVVDGALKKEMKIDADLLEAQLERDFAAVRFYASLFKYPESRSRCSDLLSRVIYNEEDS, translated from the coding sequence ATGAAAGTACTCGGTCTCGTAGTTGAATACAACCCCTTTCACTATGGACATCTCTACCACCTCGAGAAGTCAAAAGACCTTGTGAAGCCCGATGTGACCGTTGCGGTGATGAGCGGAAACTTCGTCCAGCGAGGCGAACCGGCCATCGTCGAGAAGTTTGCAAGAGCGAAAGCGGCCCTAAAGCAGGGTATCGATCTCGTTGTTGAGCTTCCTGTGGTCTATTCTTTGCAGGATGCTGGTGGATTTGCCACGGGAGCTATCTGGACTCTTGACCACATTGGAGTGACGGACATAGTTTTCGGCAGCGAAACAGATGATACGGAACTGCTGAAAAAAGTTTCGAAAATCCTAATCGAAGAACCGGAATACTATAGAGATCTACTTAAAAAGCATTTGAAGAAGGGCCACTCGTTCCCCAACGCAAGGAAGTACGCCCTCAGGGATTTCATACATATTGAAGATAAAAATCTTTCTCACAGAATAGAAGAGATTGGTTCGTCCAACAATATCCTTGGCGTCGAATATCTAAGGGCAATTAACAAGATTGGCAGCAAGATCGCACCTCTCTCGATCAAGAGAGTGGGCTCTTCTTATACGGATGAAGAACACAGAGGCAAGTTCTCATCGGCAACGGCAATAAGAAAACTCATTCAGAAAGGCGACATTGAAAGCGCTTCTCAAGCTATCCCCAAAGAGCCGTTTGACATAATCTTGCAGGAAATCAGAAGCGGAAGAGGTCCTGTATTCAAGGAGGACGTAGAATCGTTTTTCATCTCATTTTACAGACTTTTGTCAAGGGACGACTATAATAGGTATTACGGATTCGTTGAAGGCCTGGATGCGAGATTTCAAGAGTGTTCCCTTTCAGGAAGCCTTGAAGAGTTTCTCCACTGCGTCAAGTCGAAGCGGTTTACTCTGTCCAGAATAAGAAGACTTATGTATTATCCCGTCTTCAGATTCACCGATAATCTTATAAGAAAAAGCAACGAATTCGGCCCCCAATACATTCGAGTACTGGGCTTCAATGAAAAGGGAAGAAATCATCTTTCGAACATCAAGCACTCAATGAAGATTCCAATAATAACTACGGTTTCTCTATGGAGAAAGGTCGTAGATGGAGCATTGAAGAAGGAAATGAAAATAGATGCAGATCTTTTAGAGGCTCAGCTAGAAAGGGATTTTGCAGCCGTTAGATTCTACGCAAGCCTTTTCAAATATCCCGAAAGCAGATCGAGATGCTCCGACCTATTATCGAGAGTCATATACAACGAGGAGGACTCTTAA
- a CDS encoding InlB B-repeat-containing protein translates to MKRVIKICLISVFIISIISLTGCIKPTFQVVVQITPAGGGNVTGGGSYKKGEMVTLNAINSEGYRFLHWKSDGAFLTDQNPYSFRIAGNVSLEAVFVADAGEISIADAYFVVDEESHVKINGVGLGAVNLIEVVIEYDPNVLSWEGSSCRIAGWITIEKNPSPGIAHIAISGASTEINEEKELIRVYLLPKKAGISDVKFTTYESEGGVFFETNYITAGGLKKTYPELGLKKGVITVNEN, encoded by the coding sequence GTGAAGCGAGTAATTAAGATCTGCCTGATTTCAGTATTTATCATTTCAATCATCTCGTTGACCGGATGCATAAAACCAACATTCCAGGTTGTGGTACAGATAACGCCGGCTGGCGGAGGCAACGTAACAGGGGGCGGAAGTTATAAGAAAGGTGAGATGGTTACATTGAACGCGATTAACTCCGAAGGTTATCGTTTCCTGCATTGGAAAAGCGACGGTGCTTTCCTTACAGACCAGAACCCATACTCTTTTAGAATTGCGGGTAATGTCAGTCTGGAAGCGGTTTTTGTTGCTGATGCAGGCGAGATATCGATTGCAGACGCCTATTTTGTTGTTGATGAAGAGAGCCACGTAAAAATAAACGGAGTTGGGCTTGGAGCAGTGAATCTGATTGAAGTTGTAATTGAGTATGACCCTAATGTCCTCAGCTGGGAAGGTAGTAGTTGCAGAATCGCTGGCTGGATAACAATTGAAAAGAATCCCTCGCCCGGAATAGCTCACATAGCCATATCAGGTGCGTCAACCGAGATAAACGAAGAGAAAGAGTTAATTCGTGTGTATCTTTTGCCCAAGAAAGCAGGCATAAGTGATGTCAAGTTCACCACCTACGAGAGTGAGGGTGGCGTGTTTTTTGAGACAAACTATATCACCGCCGGAGGGTTGAAAAAGACTTATCCAGAACTGGGGCTTAAGAAAGGTGTAATAACAGTAAATGAAAACTGA
- a CDS encoding ABC transporter ATP-binding protein, with protein sequence MSNDNKSKLLLRTDNLVKYFPVKAGVFRRVVAQVKAVDDVSFSVYEKETLGLVGESGCGKTTAGMTVLRLYEPTSGRIIVGDEDTTHFFMPSLKARKYIKQTYIEKFSDLKEKSGSVEGAISSIEDGFDKKMAEKYFKEFNEDAGEFVKSLLGNREEKRKAFRRDAQIIFQDPFSSLNPRMRVKNIIGEGARIHGLATGRDVMDKVADIMTKVGLSKDHMSRFPHEFSGGQRQRIGVARALILNPRLIVCDEAVSALDVSIQAQILNLLSDLQKDFGLTYLFIAHDLGVVKHVSKRVAVMYLGKIAELADKKKLFDNPLHPYTVSLMSAIPEANPEKKKQRILLEGDVPSPINPPTGCRFHPRCPIAKDICSKEEPKLQDIGGGHYVSCFFPGELKRGF encoded by the coding sequence ATGAGCAACGATAACAAAAGCAAACTTCTCCTCAGAACGGATAATTTAGTGAAGTACTTTCCGGTGAAGGCAGGTGTTTTTAGAAGAGTCGTTGCTCAGGTCAAAGCTGTCGATGACGTAAGCTTCAGTGTTTACGAAAAGGAGACTCTTGGACTGGTCGGTGAATCCGGCTGCGGAAAGACCACAGCCGGTATGACTGTTCTCAGGCTTTACGAGCCGACTTCGGGAAGAATAATTGTGGGCGACGAAGACACTACCCATTTCTTTATGCCTTCTCTCAAAGCCAGAAAGTATATTAAGCAAACTTACATCGAGAAGTTTTCTGACCTTAAAGAGAAGTCGGGATCGGTCGAAGGTGCTATCAGCTCCATCGAAGACGGCTTTGACAAAAAAATGGCAGAGAAGTACTTCAAAGAATTCAACGAGGACGCCGGGGAATTCGTAAAGAGTCTTCTGGGAAACAGAGAGGAAAAGAGAAAAGCATTCAGAAGAGATGCTCAGATAATTTTCCAGGATCCCTTCTCTTCATTAAATCCCAGGATGAGAGTCAAGAATATTATTGGCGAGGGTGCGAGAATTCACGGACTCGCTACCGGCAGAGATGTTATGGACAAAGTGGCCGACATAATGACAAAAGTAGGTCTTTCAAAGGATCACATGTCTAGATTCCCCCACGAGTTCAGCGGTGGTCAGAGGCAACGTATAGGCGTTGCCAGAGCTCTCATTTTGAATCCCAGGCTCATTGTCTGTGACGAAGCCGTCTCGGCTCTCGACGTATCGATTCAGGCTCAGATTCTTAATCTCCTCAGCGATCTGCAAAAGGATTTTGGCCTCACGTATCTCTTCATTGCCCACGACCTCGGTGTCGTGAAGCACGTAAGCAAACGAGTGGCCGTCATGTATCTTGGGAAAATAGCCGAACTTGCAGACAAAAAGAAGCTTTTCGATAACCCACTTCATCCTTATACTGTCTCTCTAATGTCGGCAATTCCAGAGGCCAACCCCGAGAAAAAGAAGCAGAGAATTCTTCTTGAAGGGGATGTGCCAAGTCCCATAAACCCGCCAACCGGTTGCAGATTCCATCCGAGATGTCCAATTGCAAAGGATATCTGCTCCAAAGAAGAGCCTAAGCTGCAAGATATTGGCGGAGGTCATTACGTTTCCTGCTTCTTCCCAGGAGAACTGAAAAGAGGGTTTTAA
- a CDS encoding Ig-like domain-containing protein gives MKRISSFALAILLVLMLFATQGCFLFRNVTISLESESLTIGVGESIQIEFKVKPEDATVKFSSSDESVASVSSTGVVIGISAGKAEITIEGTKDKYKTAVKKVSVQVVGEDYYSVTFTVSDSGGVIQGAEVSFNSDAKTTDSEGKAVFTDVLPGSKDYSISKDGYEDATGTVKVDSDESVDVTLIKKSYTITASAGTGGSIDPSGEVIVEHGSSKTFTMSPSEGYSVEDVLVDGESVGPRDTYTFSNVTSNHTISVSFTTLPPETYTVTFNVTDSEGTLQGAEVSFNGESKNTDVQGKAVFVNVLSGSKAYTISKEGYNNETGTVNVDSDKSVNVTLTKKTYTITASAGTGGSIDPSGEVIVEHGSSKTFTISPSEGYSVEDVIVDGESVGPRDTYTFNKHNFKSYNFC, from the coding sequence GTGAAAAGGATTTCATCATTTGCACTGGCTATTTTGCTTGTTCTTATGCTTTTTGCCACTCAAGGTTGCTTTCTTTTTAGAAATGTAACTATTTCACTGGAGAGCGAATCACTCACGATCGGCGTTGGCGAATCAATACAGATAGAGTTCAAAGTGAAGCCAGAAGATGCGACGGTAAAATTCTCTTCGAGCGATGAGTCGGTTGCTTCAGTCTCATCGACAGGCGTTGTAATTGGTATATCTGCGGGAAAGGCAGAGATAACTATTGAAGGAACAAAGGACAAGTACAAGACTGCCGTAAAGAAGGTAAGCGTTCAAGTCGTTGGCGAGGATTATTATTCCGTAACGTTCACAGTCAGCGACTCTGGTGGAGTCATTCAGGGTGCGGAAGTGTCCTTCAATAGTGACGCGAAAACGACCGACTCTGAAGGGAAGGCAGTTTTCACAGATGTGCTGCCTGGAAGCAAGGACTACTCTATTAGCAAAGACGGATATGAGGATGCAACCGGGACAGTCAAGGTAGATAGCGACGAGAGTGTCGATGTCACTTTAATTAAGAAGTCTTATACAATAACGGCAAGTGCGGGGACCGGCGGAAGCATCGATCCTTCAGGTGAAGTGATCGTCGAACATGGATCAAGTAAGACATTCACTATGAGTCCTTCAGAGGGTTACAGTGTGGAGGATGTTCTTGTGGATGGCGAATCCGTCGGGCCAAGAGATACTTACACTTTCAGCAATGTAACTTCAAACCACACAATATCTGTTAGCTTCACGACATTGCCGCCCGAGACGTACACAGTAACCTTCAATGTCACAGACTCAGAAGGAACTTTGCAGGGGGCAGAGGTATCCTTCAACGGCGAGTCGAAGAACACGGATGTTCAGGGGAAGGCCGTTTTTGTCAATGTCCTTTCAGGCAGCAAAGCATATACTATCAGTAAAGAAGGCTACAACAATGAAACTGGAACAGTCAACGTAGATAGTGACAAAAGTGTTAATGTCACACTTACTAAGAAGACCTATACAATAACGGCCAGCGCAGGGACGGGTGGAAGCATCGATCCTTCCGGTGAAGTCATCGTCGAGCACGGATCGAGCAAGACATTTACTATCAGCCCTTCAGAGGGTTACAGTGTGGAGGATGTTATTGTGGATGGTGAATCCGTCGGCCCAAGAGATACTTACACTTTCAACAAACATAACTTCAAGTCATACAATTTCTGTTAG
- the priA gene encoding replication restart helicase PriA — MLIQVAISNSPLYDTYTYMTDSPVEPGERVEVNFSGRNTVGYVVSLEGKTGRYRIKSINKRLDGRPFLSSKDLELAEFVMKEYIAPPGKVFDLFFPPGKLLSVDDFVVPLSDELGFSPTKKDKFIKQYGEEKLTELLSLRDVKIMHSFERRTPKKRKIRRISLSLKTDLLKQNLTPLWQTIVDYLLSVESAEVSELEKKLQLKSRSPIETLISKGILTEEETEEDDSHWVIPAVTELNGKQKEVYKSIMESGSKAFLLHGLTGTGKTEVYFKVMEYLLNKGRQVLYLVPEVSLTPQLLARIRGAFPGRDVRQYHSYMAKGLRQQIWLDAVEGNVDILVGTRSSLWVPMKNTGLIVVDEEHDTSFYQQSVPYYDGVEAAMKKAELLNVPIILGSATPRVSHYHLTESGKLILLSLTERPVGSFPIIELIDMKEEKNPIISKRALEEIKKTISAGKQVFVFVHRKGYSNYVVCFTCGNTITCPHCSVSMTYHKADNSLKCHYCGYKEPIPKTCPSCGSMTLSARGFGTERVEHDLQKYFPSAKIMRMDRETIDNPVAYEKALLEISKKESQIIVGTKMITKGLDFPDVEMVLVVDADRLMSFPSYDSPETAFQHISQVSGRSGRAGIGKAFIQSFNPKNRIIKAAFERDYEAFYKDEIALRKELNNPPFAKIAEIICYGDTEDKSGELAERILSEVKAERLDTIEVFGPLTPLLSKLKNSYRMKITIKLPSDSDCGFLEKIQKRHPADVQIIINGIGGII, encoded by the coding sequence GTGCTTATCCAGGTTGCGATATCGAATTCCCCACTATATGACACATATACTTATATGACTGATTCTCCAGTCGAACCTGGAGAAAGGGTTGAAGTGAACTTTTCGGGACGCAACACTGTGGGTTATGTTGTATCGCTGGAAGGTAAGACTGGGAGATACAGGATAAAGAGTATAAACAAGAGATTGGACGGTAGGCCATTTCTCTCATCTAAGGATCTCGAACTGGCGGAGTTCGTCATGAAAGAATATATCGCGCCTCCTGGAAAGGTCTTCGATCTCTTCTTCCCGCCTGGAAAACTCCTATCTGTAGATGACTTTGTCGTGCCGCTTTCCGACGAGCTGGGATTCTCTCCAACCAAGAAAGATAAGTTTATTAAGCAATATGGAGAGGAAAAACTTACAGAGCTTCTTTCATTGCGTGACGTCAAGATCATGCATAGCTTCGAAAGGAGAACTCCGAAAAAACGCAAAATTAGACGCATATCACTCTCTTTGAAAACAGACCTTTTGAAGCAGAACCTTACTCCACTCTGGCAAACGATAGTCGACTATCTTCTTTCCGTTGAATCTGCCGAAGTTTCCGAACTTGAAAAAAAGCTGCAGCTCAAAAGCAGAAGTCCGATTGAAACCTTGATTTCTAAGGGAATTCTAACTGAAGAGGAGACGGAAGAAGACGATTCTCACTGGGTGATTCCCGCAGTGACGGAACTTAACGGTAAGCAGAAAGAGGTCTACAAGAGCATAATGGAGAGCGGATCGAAAGCCTTTCTGCTCCATGGACTTACCGGGACGGGAAAAACTGAAGTCTATTTTAAAGTTATGGAGTACTTGTTGAATAAGGGCAGACAAGTCCTATATCTCGTCCCTGAAGTCTCTCTAACACCACAGCTTCTCGCGAGAATAAGAGGTGCTTTTCCAGGCAGAGATGTAAGACAATACCACAGCTATATGGCTAAAGGCTTGAGACAGCAAATATGGCTAGACGCAGTTGAAGGAAATGTTGACATCCTTGTCGGTACTAGAAGTTCACTTTGGGTACCGATGAAGAACACCGGTCTAATAGTCGTTGACGAAGAGCATGACACAAGTTTCTATCAGCAGAGCGTGCCTTACTATGATGGAGTCGAAGCCGCTATGAAGAAGGCCGAGCTGTTGAATGTTCCCATAATTCTTGGCTCGGCAACTCCAAGAGTGAGTCACTATCACTTGACGGAATCTGGAAAACTGATTCTTCTCAGCCTTACCGAAAGACCCGTCGGTTCCTTCCCAATAATTGAGCTTATCGATATGAAGGAAGAAAAGAATCCCATAATCAGCAAGAGGGCTCTTGAAGAGATCAAGAAAACTATTTCGGCAGGGAAGCAGGTCTTCGTCTTCGTTCATAGAAAGGGCTATTCAAATTACGTTGTTTGCTTTACGTGCGGAAATACGATTACCTGTCCACACTGTTCGGTTTCAATGACCTACCATAAGGCCGACAATTCACTGAAGTGTCACTACTGCGGTTATAAGGAGCCTATTCCAAAAACCTGTCCCAGCTGCGGATCAATGACGCTTTCTGCAAGGGGCTTTGGAACAGAGAGAGTCGAACACGATCTTCAAAAATACTTTCCTTCAGCGAAGATTATGCGGATGGACAGGGAGACTATCGATAACCCAGTGGCTTATGAAAAAGCCCTTCTTGAGATCTCAAAGAAGGAGTCTCAGATAATCGTTGGAACCAAGATGATCACCAAAGGTCTTGACTTCCCAGATGTTGAAATGGTTCTCGTGGTCGATGCAGACAGGCTGATGAGTTTCCCGAGTTACGACAGTCCCGAAACTGCATTCCAGCACATATCTCAAGTCAGCGGACGTTCCGGCAGAGCCGGCATAGGGAAAGCCTTCATTCAGAGTTTCAACCCGAAGAACAGGATAATCAAAGCGGCATTCGAGAGAGACTACGAAGCCTTCTACAAAGATGAGATAGCTCTCAGGAAGGAGCTAAACAATCCTCCATTCGCTAAGATCGCAGAAATCATATGCTACGGTGATACAGAAGACAAGAGCGGTGAGCTGGCAGAGAGAATTCTAAGTGAAGTCAAAGCAGAAAGACTCGATACAATAGAGGTCTTTGGCCCTCTCACACCACTGCTTTCGAAGCTTAAAAACTCCTACAGAATGAAGATAACGATAAAACTTCCTTCAGATAGTGATTGCGGATTCCTCGAAAAGATCCAAAAGAGACATCCCGCCGATGTCCAGATAATAATAAACGGAATCGGCGGAATTATATAG
- a CDS encoding S1 family peptidase gives MFSEAFRIASQFTRPVVVLTRNGAGEVVANCGSFIVLNREGWIVTMAHLWHSYFMFKQQHNQNNIEPAKRIENHSFWWGGDGKVLKDIRPFPEDDLVIGRLEPFDPDEIVEYPAFVTQDEMKIGTSLCRVGYPFSRIRASFDEKNSRFIMDGKSLPSLYPIDGIYTRTVEAPAFKGAKNMTKFIETSSPGLLGQSGGPILDTKGRVWGVQSRTVHLPLGFSPKVRRDGREIEENQFLNAGWGVHAERIRDALGSSGRTE, from the coding sequence ATGTTTTCAGAAGCTTTTAGAATTGCAAGCCAGTTTACAAGACCGGTAGTGGTACTTACGCGGAATGGAGCGGGAGAGGTCGTCGCAAATTGCGGATCATTCATTGTGTTGAACAGAGAAGGATGGATAGTGACAATGGCCCACCTATGGCATTCTTATTTTATGTTCAAGCAACAGCACAACCAGAATAACATAGAGCCTGCGAAAAGAATCGAGAATCATTCATTCTGGTGGGGTGGAGATGGAAAGGTCCTCAAGGATATCAGACCATTTCCTGAGGATGACCTGGTAATCGGAAGACTTGAACCATTTGATCCGGATGAGATAGTTGAGTACCCTGCTTTTGTGACACAAGATGAAATGAAGATTGGGACAAGTCTTTGCAGGGTGGGATACCCCTTTTCCAGAATTCGTGCTTCCTTTGATGAAAAGAACTCTAGATTCATCATGGATGGTAAGAGTCTGCCCTCACTTTACCCAATCGATGGAATTTACACCAGAACAGTTGAAGCACCGGCTTTCAAAGGGGCTAAGAATATGACGAAGTTCATCGAGACTTCTTCTCCCGGCCTTCTCGGTCAAAGTGGAGGTCCCATATTAGATACGAAAGGAAGAGTGTGGGGCGTCCAAAGCAGAACGGTGCATCTGCCACTCGGTTTCAGTCCGAAGGTGAGAAGAGACGGTCGAGAAATCGAAGAAAACCAGTTCTTGAATGCCGGTTGGGGAGTTCATGCGGAAAGGATAAGAGATGCCCTTGGCTCGTCTGGCAGAACTGAATGA